The Haloarcula rubripromontorii region AACAAGTCAGCAGGCATCCGCACGTTTACCCTGACGAGCCTGGTCGGGGCTGCGGCAATGTCGCTAAACGAGACGATTCTACTGGCTTCTGGCGGCGCTCTGGTTCTCGTACAGGGAGGGTTACTCGGAGTCCGGGGTATAGTCGCACAGTGGACTGGCGACGATAGTGAGCTAGACTCTGGCCTGTCCCTGACAACGTCGACCTCACTCCTTGTCGCGTACGCGGTCGGGATTTTGGTTGGTGCCAATCACGTCCTGATCGGCGTCATCATTGGGATAACCTCGTCGTTCCTGCTGGTCCTTCGGAGGGAGCTTCACGAGTTTGCGAACCAGTTATCGCGAGAGGAAGTACGCAGCGCCGGTGAGTTTGCGATCATCTCATTTGTCGTGTATCCGCTCCTGCCCGGCGGAACGTACGGGCCGTGGGATGCGATCGATCCGAAACTGGTCTGGATGCTCGTGATCGCAGTCAGTGGGATCGGGTTTGTCAACTACATCGTGATGCAACGATACGGCAGCAAGGGGATCGCTGTCACCGGCTTCTTCGGTGGTTTGGTGAACTCCACGGCCGTGATCGGTGAAATCGCGGGCCGTGCAAAGAACAACGTGGGAATCACAGAGCTTGCAGTGGGAACGATACTGATAGCTGATGCGGCGATGGCGGTCCGGAATTTAGCGATCATCGTTGCGTTCGTCCCCGAGTCGGCTGTCAGCGTTGGACTCCCCCTCGGCCTGATCGCCATCAGCGGCGTTGGACTCGCATATTACGATAGCAACTGGGAGGGCGATCTGGAATTGGATTTCGACTCGCCATTTAGTAGCGCGAATGCGCTGAAATTCGGGTTACTCTTCCTTGCCGTCTTGATTCTCACCGCTGGCGCACAGCGTATCTTCGGAACAGCTGGCTTCCTGATTACGAGCTTCCTCAGCGGCATCGTCTCGAGCGGCACGACGACAACGACTGCGGTGACGCTGACATCGACTGGGCAGATATCGCCGGCGGTCGCGGCACAGGGTGTGCTGGCCGGAACCCTCTCCAGTATCCTCGTGAAGATCGGGTTTGCAACGAGTATCAACCGCTCACTGCTAGCGCCGGTGGTCCGAAAGTCGCTCTACCTGTCGTTGATCGGAATCGGTGGTGTGGTTATCAGCCTCCAAGTGATATGAACCGGCATAGCTATCGGAATGGTGCGAGGGCCGCCGCGGTCCCCGCGGCGAAGGAATCGCCTGTGAACTCGTCAGCAGCAGCTTTTGCGATGCGTTACTGTTCGAAACGGAGGACCTCTATATGACGTACACCAGTGCCATTATCGATCTCGACGGAACAGTATACCGAGGGGAGTCGTTAGTTGAAAACGCCGCTGAAGGGATACAAACGGTGCGTAATGCGGGGCTTTCGACCCTGTTCGTTACGAACAAGCCGATTGATCGCCGAGAGACATACTGTGAGAAGCTGAACGCGCTGGGCATTGAGTGCAGCAGTGATGACATAATCACGTCCGCCACGGCAGCAGCAGACTATCTATCCGCGCAGTATCCGGAGCGTGAGATCTACGTTATCGGCGAGGACGCCCTGGTCGCGGAGTTGCGCGCCGCTGGATTGAAGACGACGACTGACCCAGAGCGAGCAGGCACCGTGATCGCATCGCTCGATTTCGGGTTTGATTACGAGACGCTACAGGATGCGCTAATCGCACTCACTGAGAACGACGCGCTCTTCGTTGCGACCAACCCGGATCGAACGTGTCCTGTAGATGACGGTGAGATTCCCGATGCTGCAGGGATGATCGGAGCGATAGAGGGAGTGACTGGGCAGGAGTTGGACCAGCTGATTGGGAAGCCGTCCAACGTAATCCTGCAGATGGCGCTCGAACGGGTCGGTGGAAAGCCCGACCGTTGCCTCATGATCGGTGACCGGCTTGAGACAGACATCAGAATGGGAAATCAGGCTGGAATGGAGACGGTCCTGCCACTCACTGGCGTTACCAGCACCGCGGACTTAGCCGACAGTGAGGTGCGTGCTGACCACGTCGTGGCCGACCTTTCAGAGCTGGCAGCGATTGTAGCGAACGGGCGATAGGGTGGGAACAACGAGCGGTTAGCTGTCCCCACTGCGCCTCTGCCTCAGATATCAATCGAGCACGCCGGGGTAGTCAGCGATGATTCCGTCGACACCGGCCTCGACCAGTTTCTCCGCCTGATGCCAGGTCGTTATCGTGTACGGGATTACCTTCCGCCCCTCCTCGTGGGCAGTCTCGACCAGATCAATCTCGGCAAAGCCAGGGTCTTCGAGGTAATAATCTTCGTTGAAGAAGGGCGTGTTCATAATCATATTGTATGGGGGCTGGATGTACTCCGCGTCCAGATCACGGACGACAGACAGACCCTCCTCGATGGAGTCCCAGAGCAGGTACGCGATCGGAATATCGGCATTCGCGTTTCTGACGGACGCCAGTGCAGCCTTCTGGAACGACTGAACAATAAAATCGTTCTCGTGAGTGGAGAGCACGTCAAGCGCCTGTTCGGTAAACGGGTCCCAGGTCTCAACGGACGATTCTGACGCGTCATCGTCGGGAGAGACTCCAGCGGCCTTCCACTCGATGTTGAGCGGGATGCTGTCCGGAGTGGCTTCGACGAACTCGTCTAGACGGGGGATCGTCTCCCCGCTGTCGCGGATTTCGGCGTCTAGAACGGTCTGCACATCGGTCTCCCAGACGTACCCGGATTCGTCTGTCAGGTCGTCCAGCTTATCATCGTGGAATACAACGATTTCGAAGTCCTCGCCCTTCCAGGGTTTCCCGCCTGCAGGGACGAGGTCACACTCCATCATGTCGGTGTCGTATCCCTGACCGCTACGACCGCCGTACGCTGCCTGTTGGACAGCAGCAATGGTGTTTTGCGGATACAGACCGCGATAGCCACGGTGTGCAGCAAGGATCGGTGTGGAAGCGATAGGCGGCTCGGTGCTGTCGTGATCGTTTTCTCTGCCAGCGGCAGTGCCCACGATGGACCCCACAGCGGCGGCAGACGCACTCTTCAGCACAGTTCGACGGCAAATGTCTGGTATTCGAACCATTCCGTGGTCTATTACCTACACAATCTATATATAACTATTGTTTGCTAATATCGATATATATGAGTCTGGAGTTCCGAGTCATTTTACCCTTCCCAGTAGGCGTATCTGTAGCTCAGTCGGAGCTGACCGAACGTCAACAGCCTGACGGCGACAAGCGGGACGACGGAGTTCGCTGGGGCGGACCCACACTCGTAGAACTGGACGGGGTCCGGGAGAGGCATAGATGGTTGCGTACCGGTACGACCGTGCGATGTAGACACGTACCGAAATGACATACAGCTGTGGCTATTCGACGGTCTTCGCTCAGTCAGCGTGATCGATTACTCAGTACGGGGACGTAGCTGTCAGGGCCACGTATCAGAAAGCAGCGCCATCAGGAAAACAGTCGTTCCCAGAGCACCGAACATCAGTCCTACAGTCGGATACGGAAAGACTCCGTCGAAGAATATGACCAGAAACAATCCGACAAGTGTCATCTGCACGCCGAGAAGCTCCGCCTCTGTCGTCTCCATATCGCTCGTTCTCTACCAGCCGTTAAAAACGGTTGTGTGGTTCGACGGCAAACAGTTCTGGTACCGTAAAAATGTGAACTGTTAACTAACAACGTTGAGATATGGGAGGCACGGATGCCACAGCCAGTCATTGCATCGGTCGGTGCCTCACCGCTCGGCCGCACGGACCTCCCGGGCCGCGACCTGTTCTCGGTCGCTCTCGCGGAGGCGTTCGACGAACTGCCCGACCCTGCCGACATCGTCGAGGCGGTGTACGTCGGCAACCAATCGGAGAGTTACGAACACCAGATCATGTACGGGACGCTGCTGGCGGAGTGGGCCGGCCTTCGGTATATCCCCGCCGAGCGGGTCGAAGGGTGTGCCGCCGCGGGCGCGCTCGCGCTGCGCCACGCAGTCAAGGATGTCCGCAACGGTGAGCACGAGGCCGTGCTCGCCTGCGGTGTCGAAAAGATGACGTCCGCGGGCACAAGCGGCGCGACGGACGCGCTGTCGGCGGCGTTCGACCGCGCCACCGAGCAGCGCTCCGGAATCACCGCACCCAGCCAGTACGCACTGCTTGGCCAGCGCTACCTCCACGAGACCGACGCCACGGAACGGGACCTTGCCGAGATCGCGGTGAAGAACCACGCCAACGCCGCTCACAACCCTCGGGCGCAGTTCCCGAAGGAGATCGACGTGGCGACTGTGCTGGAATCGGACCCGGTTGCCCCGCCGCTGAAGCTCTACGATTGTGCGCCGGTCGGCGACGGTGCCGCCGCTGTTCTCGTGACGACCGCCGAACGAGCGGCAGACCTCGACCGGCCGCAGGTGCGCGTTGCGGGCAGCGGGGCCGCTGCGAACAACATCGCGGTCGCCGAGCGGAACATGACCGATATCGCGGGCGCTCGCATTGCTGCCGAGACGGCCTACGAGGAGGCAGGCATCGACGCCGCGGCTGTCGACATCGCAGAGGTTCACGACGCGTTCACCGTCTGCGAGGCGCTCCTCGCGGAAGCTGCCGGCTTCGCGCCCGCAGGCACGGGCTATCAGAGCTATCAGCCGCCGGCGGAGCGGGCTGACGGCTGGACGGACGTACAGTTGAGTCCGAGCGGCGGGCTGAAGGCTCGCGGCCACCCCATCGGTGCGACTGGACTCCTGCAGGCGCTCGAAGCCTACGAGCAGCTCACCGGAGCCGCAGGTGACCGAGCAGTCGAAGGGGCCGAGACGGCCCTGTTGCTCAACGAGGGTGGCGTCGCTGACGCTGTCACCGTCGGTCACGTGCTCACGACGGCGGAGGCACAATGAGTGACGACGACCTCGACGCGACTGACCCGCGGACACTGCCGGGGTTCTTCGACGCCCTTGCAGACGGGGAGCTATTGGGCGGGGTCTGTGCGGACTGTGGACAGGTGCTGTTGCCGCCGCGGCCGGCTTGCTACGCCTGCGGCAGCCGCGCCGTCGATGTCGAACCGCAGGCACCCGAGGGCCAGATCTTCTCGTACACGGCGGTTCACACGCCACCGCCGGCATTCGCGGAAGACGCACCATACACGGTCGCCGTCGTGGAACTCGCGGACGGTGGCCGCCTCCTCGGACGCGTCGCCGCCGACTATACCGATGTCTCCATCGGTGACCCGGTCGAACTCACGGTGCGCGAGCCGACGGCTACAGAGAGAGAGGTAGCGCTCGACTACGAAACCGACTGGCCGGTTCACGTCTTCAAGCCGCGGTGAGAGCAGGTCCACCAGATGACAGCAAGACGGTGGCGGCCACCGTAGCCAGCCCTACTTGACCCAGGAACGGTGACTGGGACAATGGACGCGCTGAGACGAGGCACGGAACCACGAGGTATAAATTATCGTCCCGTCGCATCAGTTTCACGCCAGCATCCCGGGAATTTTGAGACGGTAAGCGTACGCCGTTGGAGGATCCCCTCGCCAAACCATCCGAAGTCGAGAACAGCTTCGAAGGACAATCGTTGACGGTGACATGCCGCACCTGTGTCGGCTGACGGACCGTTCGAAACATCGCCGTACGTGAGGTCAAACAAGCCTGATTCTCCCTGCCAGTTCCCGTGCATAATCGCCGCTGACCTGAGAAGTTCATCGAAACCCAGTAATAGCGCCTCGTTGACGGTGGTCGTCATGACGACGATCTCAGTGGCCGACGGTCAGTCACCCGCTGCCTCCTGATAGCTAGACAGTGAGTTTCTAGCAGTTATCTAGAGAACAGACTGTCAATACAGTCCACAAGTATTTTAATACTAATCATATAATGATTGGTTGGGTTCTGGTCCCCGCTCCACTTCCCTCTGGATCGCCCCCAATTCATCGACTGGCTCGGGTCCAGAACCCGTTGTCGTGGATGACGACTTCCAATGGTGTGTTGCACGCTGCTGCCCCCTGGCACCACACCATATCCCCCACACTGTTGTTGCCTGATCGGTAGTGGCTGTGCAGGCGTGTCAGTGTCTACCTGGATTTATTAGTAAGTGGTCCAGAACTCGGCAGGCAGCGAGGAATATAACACGTGGTTCTCCGCATTCGACTCAGAACTACGTTGATTCCGTGCCCTGTCTACTCCCCTTGATTCGGCCGTTCTATCGACTCTGTCGGTGCTAAACTCTGTCGTCGACACCAATGATGCCCGCTGGCTCAGTGCATCCCGGTGCTACCACCCTCAGCAACTGACCGCTCCGTTGATGTACATGGTGGGGACAGGGTTGTGCGACGTACAAGTGAGGGCACCGATAGAAACACCGGAATTGTGGCAGGCTGGCTGGTATCCGAGAGTGATTGACTCATGCTATTTGATACCATGTATCAACAAAGTCTATTTGTCAGGCGGTTATTGCACTCGAATGGGTTCTGGTCCCCGCTTCAATCACCCCTGATTGCTGGTCGTCTGGTAGGGTTTCTCGGGTCCGGAACCCAGCCGTGCCTCTGACATAGCAGCACGGTGGGCCACAATTGCCCATTGTGGGCCACCATTTTCCCTCCAAACGAGCGGGCAAGGGCCTGTCGCACTACTCCGCTTGCATAGTACTGTTGTCCCGTTGAACACCGTCGGTAAAATGGAGTCGCAGCGTTTTGCAAACGTCTCTACACAGGACTGGACCAGCTATGTCCCAGCGTCAGTCAGCGTATATACGCTGGTGCAGGCGTTGAGGCCGTCATCGGTCCCCTCTCTGCCATCGGCTCGGTGGCGGATTCCTGTGTGGCCGGGACGTTTGTATCTGGTCCGTAGGATCACTAAGGGTCGTCATTTCCCGCTTTCTGCGTGTCTTTGGCAAGCGTTCAGCACTTCGCTAGATACGCTTCAACAGGTGGCCTGTCGTGTTTGAACCCTACACCCCAGGTCGTCAAGCGTCTGAAGCGCCGTTTCGAGGTCCGACTGTTTGACTAGTACGTGGTCCGTCGAATACGCCGAGACGACGAACACAGAGACGTCGGCGTCGGCCAGGGCCGACGCAACCACTGCGAGGAACCCGACCAGTTCGAACGGGAGTTCCACATCGAAGGTCAGTCGCTTCCAGCCACGTTCCACGGAAGCGGCCTCATCCACGGTTGTGCTGGTCTGGTCGACGATGACGGTGGTCTCTGTCTCGTCCTGCACCATCGCGAACGCGTCCGGGTCTGGGTGGGCCGTCCGGCAGACGGCATACACCTCGTCAGCAACAGTGACCGTGGCGTCTTCTAGAAAGTCAGCCGGTTCCATCTCGTCGTCCTTGGTTCCTCTCCCACTAGTAGTGGTCGGTGTTCTCTGCGCGGCTGTGTCTTCTCTCCACTCCTCGCAGTGATGCTAACAGCACTGACAGCCGGTGCCAGCGCCAGCTTCGGGGTTCGACGAGTTTCGCTACTGCTACCGGTACCAGCACTTGCGGCCGCTGTCCCCCTGGGGCTGTATGCTTTTGCCCGGGACACATTTGTCTGAGGAAGGCGACGGTACCGTTGGCACTCGAAGACTGACGTTGAAGTACTCAACGAGTAACGTTCTCCGGCCCAACTCGCCATGCGAAGCTACCTATGCCTGCCAAATCTGCGTAATTCTCTGGGTGTGCAATGAGCTATCCGGACTACTGCCACACGTGATCGTATTAGGTAAAAACCTCACCGCACTGAAATAGTGCGTGCCGCGTGTGTGGTCCAATCAGTTACGCCACTCGTTGATGAGTGTCGGTATGATGACGCCAACGCCGAGTAGCACAGCGAAATGAATCCATTGACTGTCAGTAACAGTTGTTGTACCGAATACCGCCACGAGAGCGAGTATAATAAAGACCGCTGTGATCTTGGTCTCTGTACTGACAAAGTTCGTTGAACTACTGGAGGGCGGTTCTGACATCTGGTCAATGTTTGACCGCAGTATAAAAATGTCTTACCCAGAGTATCAGACCCGGCAACTGCCCCGGACCGACCAGTATAAGAGGCGCACCCGCCTAAAAATGGGGCTCCACACACGGCCCGGAGCTTACAAAAAGCAATCAGCGATTCGGGTATGTAATTCTGAAAGGTCGACATAGTGCGGCGTCAATCCGCACACTAACTGATTAGGGAGTGACTGATGTAACAGAGAACACCCGAACGGCGATACCTTTTCTTCTCGACGGCCTCTCCGTACCGTACTGGCAAAGGACATACGGGTTCAGTTTAGCCGTGATATCGAATTTGAAGTATGTTTGTTATTCAGGTGTAACGACTTGAGTGCCTCCAATCATGACCCAGCGGTTCCCGACTTTCGTCCGCGGTCTGAGTATAGTCTTTGCGAACTGTATTCCGCTTGTCGGAGTCACTGCCTGGGGCTGGGACCTATGGCTATTACTTGTTGTCTACATAGCTGAGGCCGCATTTTCAGTCATCATCGCAGCGACGAAAGCCCTGTTCGCTGAGCAGAGGTCTCCGGGACGTCCCGGACAGCACGAGCCATTACATGAGCTCCGGGAGAAACGCGGTAGTTTTCACCTCTATTCGAATTGGCCCCCAATTTATCCACGGAACGTCTCAGCTGGCCTCGCTGTGACCATCGCGGCGTTGCTGTTCTCACAGATCGAAGAGTTCGTGGCTGAGTACATCGGCACCGGTGAGTATCGCGACGTGTCCGCACAGGAACTGATCCGGACACCGGCACAGTTGACCCCGGTACTGCTTTTCCTCGGCTTCTCACGTTGGGTGGGTCCCGGGCCGGTCGTATCCACGGGGCTTTCCTTTAGCCAGTGAGAGGCCACCTGTTCCGGAAAGTCAAAGGTGACTCGTTCGGCGTGCTATGGTTTTCTTAGAACACTCTATTCACCGTTCCTGACGGGTATGCGTCTTCTAGGAACGATCCGACGAAGGCCTTCGGACTAGTGAGGCATTGGGGCGGTACTCGACATTGACGATGTCTTGCCACAGAGCGAGATCGTCACCCGGACAGAACTCTCGAAAATAACTGTTAGTCGTACGCTCAACAGTCTGGAAGCCAAAAATCTCGTTGCACGAATCGGCTAATAGAGGGCCTCCACAGTCGTGTGGCTGCAGATTTCGCATCGTACTTGATCCGGGAGCCGTGACTTACTGTATGCGCACCGCCCTCCGATACGCTATTTCAGCAGGCGTTGGACTACTAATCACAGTTCTTGCAGTAGCGTTCGCCACATCGGACCACCTGGTCATACTTTCGCTTCTCCCACTGTACGGTGCGGTAACGTCAATGATTCTGGCACATAAACAGCAGTGGCTCTCTCTTTCCCGTGGGGAGCCGAATCGGTCGACGAGGAAACGAGGGGGTATTATCGGCGGCGTCGGAGCATTTACTGGGTATTTGCTTCTGCAGGCATCAATCCCCGCCGGCCTCGCTGGGTACGGATTAATGCTTCTTGGTATGGCTGGAGCGATTGGCGATATGGACGGGGCCTGAGTCTGTTGTACTGACCCGTTCGCCTGAACTACGCCTCCAAAGCCGACCGCTTTTCACAGCCTACTATCGGATCAGCTATGAGTTTGACGGGCCTGTCGTTTCGGCTGCTTGGGACGCCGACAAGGTTGTATTGTGGACTCTACTGTTCGAAATCCTTGACAGTGGTGTGACTGTACTCGCGGCGAGCGTCGTATTCGAAACAACACCACAATCAGCCCGTGAAACCGTATTTTATATTCATCCAAGCAGTACCGTATCCTAACAGATGTATCGGTTTGCGAGGAAGCTATTCAGTTTGCGAGGGGTTGTGCGTGTACTTGTTGTTGTGGTACTGGTCACAGCGAGCGGATGCAGTGCAATCGGGAGTTCGTCCAGCGGTCATTCGGAGCTACCGTCAGAGGATGAGGCAACAGACCGCTACGCATCGCTAGATACAGTCAACGCGACAGTAACGACAGTCCGAACCCGGAACGACAAAACAACAACAATTGTCACTCAAAAGCGGGAACGAGTTCACTCATTTGCGTACTTTGAGCGGGTGATATCGGTTACTAGAGCAGAGGAGACAAGGCCTCCGCGGGTTGGTGAAGGCGGATTTATTATTGCAAACGGGTCAACGCTCGTGTCCTATGATCCAGAGTCAAATGAACTCCACCGAATGTCGTTCCAGACCACCGATAGCGGTACAGGGACGACGTATCCAGAACTTCTCGCCGCTGCGAAAAGTAACCGCCCTGTCTCGCAGCCGACGTCGACCCCAGGCATTTCGCCCCTGCCGGTAGTGCCACAAGAAGACGAGTCCGGAGAAAACAGTTCATCTGCGTATCGTGGCGGGAACGTGACAGTCGTATACAACGGCACAGAAACGATTGCTGGACGAGAAGCCTATCGGTTAGAGATAGCCCCGGCCAGTGAAGATATGTCGTTACAGTCACAGACGCTGTGGCTAGATACTGAGTTCCTGTTTCCGATCAAGCGACAGACGGCGTTCGTTGCCAACGGTGATGACTACGAATACATAGTCACATATCGGAATGTGACGTTCAATCCGGCGTTCGAACCTGGAACGTTCCAACTCGAACCACAAGAGGTTCCGGATGATGCACAACAGGTCCAGTTCAATACCTACGAGTCACGAGCGGCGCTGGACGACGCTGCTTCACTTCCGGTTCCGAACCCGGACATGCCGGCAGAATTCGAGTTAGAAGTCGCATCGCACCGCTCAACTGATCCGGAGGTAGCGATGCTCAGGTATGAGTCTACAGGCACTGACACACACTACAGGATTGGCATTCTCAACGGGACACAGAACACGACCACAGGAACGCCCGTGCAAGTGGGTGAGTACGAAGCAAGACAAACGCAGACGAACAGAACGGTACGGATTAGTTGGTCGGTAAATGGCACCACATATTATGTGAGCAGGTTCCCTGCCGACACAGCCGACAACAGCACGTTACTACGTGTTGCACGCTCGGTTGCGAAGACTACGTGACAGCCGACCCGATCAGCCGTGTTGCTATGTCGGCCGTATAATCCACCCCGTGGCCAGCCGCCCGTATCGGATGGTACACAGGTGTAGCCGAACGGGCTACCGCTGAAACGCGAGGCCAGAGGATCGTCGGTAACAGCAGCGATAGCTTTCGATAGATCGCATCAAAAGCTCGTAGCTTCAAGGCTAACAGTTGTCCCGTACTTTCTGTTGAGTTGGTGCACGCCGTTCAAACAGTACAGCCGGGGTGCGTCTCTGGCTGGCAAGATACATACTACTTGGAGGCGAAAGGCGGCATATGGGCAGTGTCGCGCGACAATTTTGGCTCACGATTGTCCCCTCGGTGACTAGTCTTTCGACCATGGGCCTGCTCATTTTGCTTGCGCTCTTTCCAGATCGGCTGTTTACTATCAGTACTGCCGGGTACATCGTTACGGCTGCAATCGCGTTCGTCTCGATCGGAATTCTCGTGTGGCAACTCAGCAGCAGCAGTGAGACCCAGAATGCTATCGACCGGCCAGAGGAGTAAGGGAAGCGAGGACACTCCGTCCACCGGCCGGTCGAGGGTTTCGTCACGACCTGTTCAAGACCGGTGAGAAAGGGATCAACCGCGTCACTCCGTAGCGTACTTCGATCGACGGACTGCGGCCCTGCGCCAGAACCTGTTAGCGGCAGGTCCCGCGAATACGCGAGTATATCTCTGTCGCTGATGGCTGGTTTGCACTTACCCGTGCCATAGGTTCCGGGTGTAGCTGGAGGGGTATCAGCGCTGCCCCCTCGTAGAGATGCGTCTACACTTGGCGTGGTTGTATGTTATTCTCGGTTGGAAGGAAAGATTATATTAATTGCTGTCCTCTCATTTTAGGCATGCCTAATTTAGGCTGCCCTAATAATTCGAGTCGGTCCGCCGAAACACGTCTCCAGAGTAGACGACGTTTCCTCGCGAAAGCTGGTGCAGCAGTCGGCGCAAGCACACTTACCGGCCTCTCTGGGTGTACATCTCTGCTCAGTGGCAACTCCATGGATACCCTCAGCGTTGCATTCAAGCCACCGTTCCCGTTCCTCCAGTACCACGTGATGAATCAGGAAGGGTACTTTGAACAACTGGATCCCGACATCGAGGCGACGAACTTCGCTAACGAGGGTCTCACCATCGTTTCAGCGTACTCCGACGGGGACATCGACCTCGCTTTCATGGGCATCACCCCTGCGATTAAGATGAAGAGTAAGGATGTCCCGGGGAAAGTCACAGCGGCCAATCACAAGAACGGGTTTGTCGTATTCGCTCACGAAGACTTTGCTGCTCTCTGGGATGAACACGGTGCCGACGCTTTCCGGGTCTTCCGTGAGAAAAACGGGCGGAAATTCAAGTTCAGCACCTTCCCAAAAGGCAGTGTCGCGTTTATTCTTCTCCACTATTGGCTCCGCGAGGAACTCGGAATCTCCCCGGATCTTGTTGACATCGAGCCGA contains the following coding sequences:
- a CDS encoding glycerophosphodiester phosphodiesterase, with the translated sequence MVRIPDICRRTVLKSASAAAVGSIVGTAAGRENDHDSTEPPIASTPILAAHRGYRGLYPQNTIAAVQQAAYGGRSGQGYDTDMMECDLVPAGGKPWKGEDFEIVVFHDDKLDDLTDESGYVWETDVQTVLDAEIRDSGETIPRLDEFVEATPDSIPLNIEWKAAGVSPDDDASESSVETWDPFTEQALDVLSTHENDFIVQSFQKAALASVRNANADIPIAYLLWDSIEEGLSVVRDLDAEYIQPPYNMIMNTPFFNEDYYLEDPGFAEIDLVETAHEEGRKVIPYTITTWHQAEKLVEAGVDGIIADYPGVLD
- a CDS encoding MgtC/SapB family protein; translated protein: MTVMSAIANTAVFGGIEGITVDPEILHLFIAGALGMLLGLEREWANKSAGIRTFTLTSLVGAAAMSLNETILLASGGALVLVQGGLLGVRGIVAQWTGDDSELDSGLSLTTSTSLLVAYAVGILVGANHVLIGVIIGITSSFLLVLRRELHEFANQLSREEVRSAGEFAIISFVVYPLLPGGTYGPWDAIDPKLVWMLVIAVSGIGFVNYIVMQRYGSKGIAVTGFFGGLVNSTAVIGEIAGRAKNNVGITELAVGTILIADAAMAVRNLAIIVAFVPESAVSVGLPLGLIAISGVGLAYYDSNWEGDLELDFDSPFSSANALKFGLLFLAVLILTAGAQRIFGTAGFLITSFLSGIVSSGTTTTTAVTLTSTGQISPAVAAQGVLAGTLSSILVKIGFATSINRSLLAPVVRKSLYLSLIGIGGVVISLQVI
- a CDS encoding HAD-IIA family hydrolase, whose protein sequence is MTYTSAIIDLDGTVYRGESLVENAAEGIQTVRNAGLSTLFVTNKPIDRRETYCEKLNALGIECSSDDIITSATAAADYLSAQYPEREIYVIGEDALVAELRAAGLKTTTDPERAGTVIASLDFGFDYETLQDALIALTENDALFVATNPDRTCPVDDGEIPDAAGMIGAIEGVTGQELDQLIGKPSNVILQMALERVGGKPDRCLMIGDRLETDIRMGNQAGMETVLPLTGVTSTADLADSEVRADHVVADLSELAAIVANGR
- a CDS encoding MarR family transcriptional regulator, with protein sequence MPQSEIVTRTELSKITVSRTLNSLEAKNLVARIG
- a CDS encoding ACT domain-containing protein; this encodes MEPADFLEDATVTVADEVYAVCRTAHPDPDAFAMVQDETETTVIVDQTSTTVDEAASVERGWKRLTFDVELPFELVGFLAVVASALADADVSVFVVSAYSTDHVLVKQSDLETALQTLDDLGCRVQTRQATC
- a CDS encoding LolA family protein, coding for MPQEDESGENSSSAYRGGNVTVVYNGTETIAGREAYRLEIAPASEDMSLQSQTLWLDTEFLFPIKRQTAFVANGDDYEYIVTYRNVTFNPAFEPGTFQLEPQEVPDDAQQVQFNTYESRAALDDAASLPVPNPDMPAEFELEVASHRSTDPEVAMLRYESTGTDTHYRIGILNGTQNTTTGTPVQVGEYEARQTQTNRTVRISWSVNGTTYYVSRFPADTADNSTLLRVARSVAKTT
- a CDS encoding Zn-ribbon domain-containing OB-fold protein, producing the protein MSDDDLDATDPRTLPGFFDALADGELLGGVCADCGQVLLPPRPACYACGSRAVDVEPQAPEGQIFSYTAVHTPPPAFAEDAPYTVAVVELADGGRLLGRVAADYTDVSIGDPVELTVREPTATEREVALDYETDWPVHVFKPR
- a CDS encoding DUF6498-containing protein, encoding MTQRFPTFVRGLSIVFANCIPLVGVTAWGWDLWLLLVVYIAEAAFSVIIAATKALFAEQRSPGRPGQHEPLHELREKRGSFHLYSNWPPIYPRNVSAGLAVTIAALLFSQIEEFVAEYIGTGEYRDVSAQELIRTPAQLTPVLLFLGFSRWVGPGPVVSTGLSFSQ
- a CDS encoding thiolase C-terminal domain-containing protein, with protein sequence MPQPVIASVGASPLGRTDLPGRDLFSVALAEAFDELPDPADIVEAVYVGNQSESYEHQIMYGTLLAEWAGLRYIPAERVEGCAAAGALALRHAVKDVRNGEHEAVLACGVEKMTSAGTSGATDALSAAFDRATEQRSGITAPSQYALLGQRYLHETDATERDLAEIAVKNHANAAHNPRAQFPKEIDVATVLESDPVAPPLKLYDCAPVGDGAAAVLVTTAERAADLDRPQVRVAGSGAAANNIAVAERNMTDIAGARIAAETAYEEAGIDAAAVDIAEVHDAFTVCEALLAEAAGFAPAGTGYQSYQPPAERADGWTDVQLSPSGGLKARGHPIGATGLLQALEAYEQLTGAAGDRAVEGAETALLLNEGGVADAVTVGHVLTTAEAQ